Proteins encoded by one window of Desulfovibrio ferrophilus:
- the treS gene encoding maltose alpha-D-glucosyltransferase, translated as MPQLRKPSKVRDTDPLWYKDAIIYEMHVRAFCDSDGDGIGDFKGLTTKLDYLKELGVTAIWLLPFFPSPLKDDGYDTADYTGVHDTYGTLPDFKRFLKAAHKRGLKVITELVLNHTSDRHPWFQRARTAKPGSKWRNFYVWSTTAKKYEEARIIFKDFETSNWTWDPTAQAYYWHRFYSHQPDLNFDNPQVIKVMFRVLDFWFKMGVDGLRLDAVPYLFEREGTNCENLPETYDLLRELRAHVDANHTGKMLLAEANQWPEDSAAYFGDGDLCHMAFHFPIMPRLYMALHMEDRYPLLDILEQTPDIPETSQWALFLRNHDELTLEMVTDEERDYMYRVYAGDPRMRINLGIRRRFAPLMGNNRRTMELLNALLLSLPGTPVLYYGDEIGMGDNIYLGDRNAVRTPMQWSADRNAGFSDANPQQLFLPTIIDPEYHYQTVNVEAQESNPHSLLWWMRRIISLRKRFKAFGRGKIHFLTPENRKILVFVRTWEEETILVVANLSRYVQFAEIDLSQFAGMVPVELFGRTDFPPIGLMPYTLTMGPHSFFWFSLNAVTSALETSDPAHAEPPVLTSPGGWPEIMTEATRAELESVLPRYLTRCLWFNGRGRRIKSVHVQEALTVSGVTPQAYITLVDVHYVGGDQETYALPLAYAGPGDADRVLRDSPKAAVARLRLTEPRELGLLYDALADQGFCRAILETVPRRSQMQGAEGRLMTSRTRAFTKVAKVHDFTQHAALARVDRNNTLVVFGDIFALKFFRRLEPGVNPELEIGRFLDDRKFEHVAQTIGAIEYRRERHTPITLAVLQSYIPSEDDAWTYTQDVLQGFLEELRLHPEPPPKANGQHLLDTLGKQPPSKIRAHFGSYLEQMGILGTRTAQMHRALASVPPGSKDDDAFRPESFTRLYQRSVYQGCRSRVGRVLPLLAKAMDKLPQSTQLEAQWVMDHKAQCQDFYKGLLDDRLSCKRIRCHGDYALVQALLSRRDFAIIDFEGDASRPLSERRIKRSCLRDMAGLIRSLHYAGFAALSSAYEHGLCLEDSMDDLRAWCRSWRFWTASAILDAYFKALDGFDIVPTGHEERKLLLDIFLLDKAMYELDEELLNRPEWAAVPLRAIRQLLEQNKN; from the coding sequence ATGCCCCAGCTGCGAAAACCCTCCAAGGTCCGCGACACCGACCCCCTCTGGTACAAGGACGCCATCATCTACGAGATGCACGTGCGTGCCTTTTGCGATTCCGACGGCGACGGCATCGGAGATTTCAAAGGACTGACCACCAAGCTCGATTACCTGAAAGAGCTGGGTGTCACCGCCATCTGGCTGCTTCCGTTCTTCCCCTCGCCGCTCAAGGATGATGGCTACGACACCGCCGACTACACCGGCGTCCACGACACCTACGGCACTCTGCCCGACTTCAAGCGTTTCCTGAAGGCCGCCCACAAACGCGGGCTCAAGGTCATCACCGAACTGGTGCTCAACCACACCTCGGACCGCCACCCCTGGTTCCAGCGCGCACGCACCGCCAAGCCCGGCAGCAAATGGCGCAACTTCTATGTCTGGAGCACCACGGCCAAAAAGTACGAGGAAGCACGCATCATCTTCAAGGATTTCGAGACCTCCAACTGGACCTGGGACCCCACGGCCCAGGCCTATTACTGGCACCGTTTCTATTCCCATCAGCCTGACCTGAACTTCGACAACCCGCAGGTCATCAAGGTCATGTTCCGAGTGCTGGATTTCTGGTTCAAGATGGGTGTGGACGGCCTGCGCCTGGACGCCGTGCCCTATCTCTTCGAGCGTGAAGGCACCAACTGCGAAAACCTGCCCGAGACCTATGACCTGCTGCGCGAACTGCGCGCCCATGTGGACGCCAACCACACGGGCAAGATGCTGCTGGCCGAGGCCAACCAGTGGCCCGAGGATTCGGCAGCCTATTTCGGAGACGGCGACCTCTGCCACATGGCCTTTCATTTTCCCATCATGCCCCGGCTCTACATGGCCCTGCACATGGAGGACCGCTACCCCCTGCTGGACATTCTGGAGCAGACCCCGGACATCCCCGAGACCAGCCAGTGGGCGCTCTTCCTGCGCAATCACGACGAGCTGACTCTGGAGATGGTCACCGACGAGGAACGCGACTACATGTACCGGGTCTATGCGGGTGATCCCCGGATGCGCATCAACCTCGGCATCCGCCGCCGTTTCGCGCCGCTCATGGGCAACAACCGGCGCACCATGGAACTCTTGAATGCCCTGCTCCTGTCCCTGCCAGGCACCCCGGTACTCTATTACGGCGACGAAATCGGCATGGGTGACAATATCTACCTGGGCGACCGCAACGCCGTGCGCACCCCCATGCAGTGGAGTGCGGACCGCAACGCGGGCTTCTCGGACGCCAACCCCCAGCAACTGTTCCTGCCCACCATCATTGACCCGGAGTACCACTACCAGACCGTGAACGTGGAGGCTCAGGAGAGCAACCCACACTCGCTGTTGTGGTGGATGCGGCGCATCATCTCGCTACGCAAGCGCTTCAAGGCCTTCGGACGTGGCAAAATCCACTTCCTGACCCCGGAAAACCGCAAAATTCTCGTCTTCGTACGCACCTGGGAAGAGGAAACCATCCTCGTGGTGGCCAACCTCTCGCGCTACGTGCAGTTCGCGGAGATCGACCTCTCGCAGTTCGCGGGCATGGTGCCCGTGGAGCTGTTCGGGCGCACGGACTTTCCGCCCATCGGCCTGATGCCCTATACCCTGACCATGGGCCCGCACTCCTTCTTCTGGTTCTCGCTGAACGCCGTGACCAGCGCCCTGGAAACCTCCGACCCGGCCCATGCCGAACCACCGGTGCTGACCAGCCCGGGTGGCTGGCCCGAGATCATGACCGAGGCCACACGCGCCGAACTGGAATCCGTGCTGCCGCGCTACCTGACACGCTGCCTGTGGTTCAACGGTCGCGGACGGCGCATCAAGTCCGTACACGTTCAGGAAGCCCTCACGGTCTCCGGTGTCACGCCACAGGCCTACATCACCCTGGTGGACGTGCATTATGTGGGTGGAGACCAGGAAACCTACGCCCTGCCTTTGGCCTATGCCGGCCCCGGCGATGCGGACCGGGTGCTGCGCGACAGCCCCAAGGCCGCCGTTGCGCGGTTGCGCCTGACCGAACCGCGAGAACTCGGACTGCTCTATGATGCCCTGGCGGATCAGGGCTTCTGCCGTGCCATTCTGGAAACCGTCCCGCGTCGCAGCCAGATGCAGGGCGCAGAGGGGCGACTCATGACCTCACGCACCCGGGCCTTCACCAAGGTCGCCAAGGTCCACGACTTCACGCAGCACGCTGCGCTGGCGCGGGTGGACCGCAACAACACCCTGGTGGTCTTCGGCGATATCTTTGCCCTCAAGTTTTTCCGCCGTTTGGAGCCGGGCGTAAACCCGGAGCTGGAAATCGGCCGTTTCCTGGATGACCGCAAGTTCGAGCATGTGGCCCAAACCATCGGAGCCATCGAATACCGCCGCGAACGCCACACGCCCATCACTCTGGCCGTGCTGCAAAGCTACATCCCCAGCGAGGATGACGCCTGGACCTATACCCAGGATGTGCTGCAAGGATTTCTGGAGGAACTGCGCCTGCACCCCGAACCGCCGCCAAAAGCCAACGGTCAACACCTGCTGGACACGCTGGGCAAACAGCCTCCCTCCAAGATCAGGGCGCACTTCGGTTCGTATCTGGAACAAATGGGAATCCTGGGCACACGCACCGCTCAAATGCACCGAGCCCTGGCTTCCGTTCCCCCGGGGTCCAAGGACGACGACGCCTTCAGGCCCGAGAGCTTCACCCGGCTCTATCAACGCTCGGTCTATCAGGGCTGCCGCAGCCGGGTGGGACGCGTGCTGCCGCTGCTGGCCAAGGCCATGGACAAGCTACCCCAGAGTACCCAGTTGGAAGCCCAGTGGGTCATGGACCACAAGGCCCAGTGCCAGGACTTCTACAAGGGACTCCTGGATGATCGCCTGAGTTGCAAGCGCATTCGTTGTCATGGTGATTACGCACTGGTTCAGGCTCTGCTCTCACGGCGCGACTTCGCTATCATCGATTTCGAGGGTGACGCCTCACGCCCGCTGTCCGAACGGCGCATCAAGCGCTCCTGTTTGCGCGACATGGCAGGACTCATCCGCTCCCTGCATTATGCGGGCTTTGCGGCCCTATCCTCGGCCTATGAACACGGCTTGTGCCTTGAGGACTCCATGGACGATCTGCGCGCCTGGTGCCGCTCGTGGCGCTTCTGGACGGCATCGGCCATTCTGGATGCCTATTTCAAGGCTCTGGACGGTTTCGATATCGTCCCCACGGGGCATGAGGAACGCAAACTGCTGCTGGATATCTTCCTGCTGGACAAGGCCATGTACGAACTGGACGAAGAACTGCTCAACCGCCCCGAATGGGCGGCGGTGCCGCTGCGGGCCATCCGGCAGCTCTTGGAACAAAACAAAAACTAG
- a CDS encoding glutamine synthetase family protein, with product MDTTPVFNCKNADDVLKAVRDYNVSFIQYWFMDVLGTLKSFQITPNELEASFEEGMGFDGSSILGFTRIEESDMVAIPDPTTFQMVSWRPTERPVARMFCDIKTPDLQPYENDPRYIFKKVLAKASEKGYTFYVGPELEFFLFADSKGTQPLDAGGYFDAPPLDMGNDIRRDIIFSLERMGIQVEYSHHEVAPSQHEIDLRYNEGLLMADIATTYKVVVKEAARKHGCYATFMPKPIFGQNGSGMHVHQSLFKNGRNAFFDPKDPNSLSKECKSYIAGLLKHAKEFCCVTNQWVNSYKRLVPGYEAPVYIAWAQRNRSALIRVPMYKPGKENATRIELRSPDPAANPYLCFAVQLAAGLKGIEENYELQPAVEDNIFKFNEKDMDTHGIDALPGSLYEAAKELEASELMKETLGESLHANLVKNKLAEWDEYRTHVSEFEIKKYLPTL from the coding sequence ATGGACACCACACCCGTTTTCAATTGCAAAAATGCCGATGACGTCCTGAAAGCCGTTCGGGACTACAACGTCAGCTTCATTCAGTATTGGTTCATGGATGTTCTGGGTACGCTGAAAAGCTTCCAGATCACCCCCAACGAGCTGGAAGCCTCCTTTGAGGAAGGCATGGGCTTTGACGGCTCCTCCATTCTGGGCTTCACCCGGATCGAAGAGTCCGACATGGTCGCCATCCCCGACCCCACCACCTTCCAGATGGTCTCCTGGCGGCCCACCGAACGCCCGGTGGCGCGCATGTTCTGCGACATCAAGACCCCGGACCTGCAGCCCTACGAAAACGACCCCCGCTACATCTTCAAGAAGGTCCTCGCGAAGGCCAGCGAGAAAGGCTACACCTTCTACGTCGGCCCCGAGCTGGAGTTCTTCCTGTTCGCGGATTCCAAGGGAACCCAGCCTCTGGACGCAGGTGGCTACTTCGACGCCCCGCCCCTGGACATGGGCAACGACATCCGCCGCGACATCATCTTCTCGCTGGAGCGCATGGGCATCCAGGTGGAGTACTCCCACCACGAAGTCGCCCCATCACAGCACGAGATCGACCTGCGCTACAACGAAGGCCTGCTCATGGCCGACATCGCCACCACCTACAAGGTCGTGGTCAAGGAAGCCGCCCGCAAGCACGGTTGCTACGCCACCTTCATGCCCAAGCCCATCTTCGGCCAGAACGGCTCGGGCATGCACGTCCACCAGTCCCTGTTCAAGAACGGCCGCAACGCCTTCTTCGACCCCAAGGACCCCAACTCCCTGTCCAAGGAGTGCAAATCCTACATCGCGGGGCTCTTGAAACACGCCAAGGAGTTCTGCTGCGTCACCAACCAGTGGGTCAACTCCTACAAGCGCCTGGTGCCCGGCTACGAAGCCCCGGTCTACATCGCCTGGGCCCAGCGCAACCGCTCTGCGCTGATCCGTGTGCCCATGTACAAGCCCGGCAAGGAGAACGCCACCCGCATCGAGCTGCGCAGCCCGGACCCGGCGGCCAACCCCTACCTCTGCTTCGCGGTCCAGCTGGCAGCGGGCCTGAAGGGCATAGAAGAAAACTACGAGCTGCAACCGGCCGTGGAAGACAACATCTTCAAGTTCAACGAAAAGGACATGGACACCCACGGCATCGATGCCCTGCCCGGCTCCCTGTACGAGGCCGCCAAGGAACTCGAGGCCTCGGAACTGATGAAGGAAACCCTGGGCGAATCCCTGCATGCCAACCTGGTCAAGAACAAGCTGGCTGAATGGGACGAATACCGCACCCATGTCTCGGAGTTCGAAATCAAGAAGTATCTGCCTACTCTGTAG
- a CDS encoding radical SAM protein, which translates to MEPSYLALHSSGELTRRAKVARDRLSACDLCPRECGLDRTQGELGYCDTGRLARVASFDLHWGEEDPLVGQGGSGTIFFSHCNLGCVFCQNWDISRGPQHGGEQGIEVAPNQLAWMMLELQRRGAENINLVSPSHVAAQILEALILAVADGLTLPLVWNTGGYDSPRTLALLDGVVDIYMPDTKFHDPDIAKRFCNAPDYPERARAAIATMHAQVGDLTLDDNGVATRGLLVRHLVMPDDLAGTAHWMRFLAGLSKNTYVNIMGQYRPCGQAHVFPELARAVTASEVKKAKEIARDAGLTRLDRRKGGIVRFLMQKSPSR; encoded by the coding sequence ATGGAACCATCCTATCTCGCCCTGCACAGCTCGGGAGAATTGACCCGGCGCGCCAAGGTCGCGCGCGATCGGCTCTCGGCCTGCGACCTGTGTCCACGCGAATGCGGCCTAGACAGGACGCAGGGCGAGCTTGGCTATTGCGACACCGGGAGGCTTGCGCGGGTGGCAAGTTTCGACCTGCATTGGGGCGAGGAAGACCCGTTGGTGGGCCAGGGTGGGTCAGGCACCATCTTCTTTTCGCACTGCAATCTGGGCTGCGTGTTCTGCCAGAACTGGGACATCAGCCGCGGACCGCAACACGGCGGAGAGCAGGGAATCGAGGTCGCGCCCAACCAATTGGCCTGGATGATGTTGGAATTACAGCGCCGAGGGGCGGAAAATATCAATCTGGTCTCGCCCTCGCACGTGGCAGCACAGATTCTGGAAGCCCTCATCCTGGCCGTGGCGGACGGGCTGACCCTGCCCCTGGTCTGGAACACAGGCGGTTACGACAGCCCCCGAACCCTTGCTCTGCTGGACGGCGTCGTGGACATCTACATGCCGGACACCAAATTTCACGACCCCGACATTGCCAAGCGCTTCTGCAATGCCCCGGACTACCCGGAACGGGCACGAGCGGCCATTGCCACCATGCACGCGCAAGTGGGCGACCTGACCCTGGACGACAACGGCGTGGCCACACGCGGACTTCTGGTTCGCCACCTTGTCATGCCCGACGATCTGGCAGGCACCGCGCACTGGATGCGCTTTCTGGCCGGACTTTCCAAAAACACCTACGTCAACATCATGGGCCAATACCGACCCTGCGGGCAAGCCCATGTATTCCCGGAACTGGCTCGCGCCGTGACCGCCTCCGAAGTCAAAAAAGCCAAAGAGATCGCCCGCGACGCAGGGCTCACCAGACTGGACAGACGCAAGGGCGGTATCGTACGTTTCCTAATGCAAAAATCTCCATCCCGCTAA